Within Sulfitobacter sp. W027, the genomic segment GAACCCTTCGATTTTTTCCGGCTGCATCCCGGCCCTGATGACCCCCTGCACTGAAGACCGCAAACCCGACTTCGACGCGCTGGTGCGCATGGGCAAAAAGCTGATCGCCGATGGTATGAGCGCGGTCGTTTACTGCGGTTCAATGGGGGATTGGCCGCTGCTGACCGACGCAGAGCGGATGGAAGGCGTTGAACGCTTGGTCAACGCGGGCGTTCCGGTCGTTGTTGGTACGGGTGCTGTGAACACCAAGCTGGCCGCGGCGCACGCAGCCCATGCGCAGAAAGTTGGCGCAAAAGGGTTGATGCTGATCCCGCGCATCCTGTCGCGCGGTACTTCGGTCGCTGCACAAAAGGACCATTTCAAAGCTGTCCTTTCCGCTGCTCCAGAGCTTCCGGCCGTGATCTACAACAGCCCCTATTATGGTTTTGCCACCCGCGCTGATCTCTTCTTTGCGCTGCGGGCCGAGCATTCGAATCTCGTCGGCTTCAAAGAGTTCGGCGGCGCGGATGACCTGCGCTATGCGGCGGAAAATATCACCAGCCGCGATGATGACGTGACGCTGATGATTGGCGTCGACACCACCGTTTTCCATGGTTTCGTCAACTGCGGAGCCACGGGCGCCATCACCGGCATCGGCAACGTGCTGCCGCGCGAAGTTTTGCATCTGGTCGCCCTAAGCCAAGCAGCGGCGGCGGGCGATGCCGAAGCGCGCCAACGGGCGCAGGAGCTCGACGCGGCGCTTGGTGTTCTTTCCTCCTTTGATGAGGGTCCCGATCTCGTGCTTTATTATAAGCATCTGATGGTACTCGAAGGCCATGCAGAATATGCGCTGCATTTTAATGAGACCGACGCGCTGAGCGACAGCCAGCGCGGCTATGCCGAGGCGCAGTATAAACTGTTCCGCACATGGTATGCCGATTGGAGCCAGCAAGGCGGCGCGGTCGCCAAATACGCGGCCTAACCTCCCCCAACCTCTCCCCGGCTGGGCAGGCCCGTCGCTTCTGCGGCGGGCCTTTTGCGTTTCCTGACAGCGCTTTCAAAGAAGATAATTGCAAACGCATATAAATTTGACTAGCATCTTCTCAGGGATCAACGCACCGGGAGTGGGTGCGCCAATTTGGGGAGAAAAATTGAGATGAGTGCAACAGATTTAATGCGTGATTTCGGGGCGATGCTCGCCTCTGGCGGGGTCGAAGTGGTGGACTGTTCGGGCGTTTTGGGGCCAGATACGCCGATCCTGCAACTGCCAGCCGATTTTGCCAAGCCGACACCGAAAGTCGAAATCCATAAGATCAGCGAATATGACGAAGACGGCCCGTTCTTTGCGTGGAACTGGATGGTCTTGGGCGAACATTCCGGCACCCATTTCGACGCGCCGCACCATTGGATCACCGGCAAGGATTACGAAGACGGGTTCACAGATACGCTTGACGTGCAACGCCTCGTCGCGCCGGTCAACGTGATCGACTGCTCGCAGCAATCTCAAGAAGACCCCGACTTTTTGCTCGACGCCAAAGGCATTAAGGAATGGGAGGCCGAGTATGGCGAGATTGGCGAGGGCGAATGGGTCGTCATGCGCACCGATTGGGACAGCCGTGTAAATGACGAAGCGCGGTTCCTCAACGCGGATGAAACCGGACCCCACAGCCCCGGACCGACCCCGGATGCGATCGAGTATCTGATGAGCAAAAAGATCGTCGGTTGGGGCACCCAATGCATCGGCACCGATGCGGGTCAGGCCGGCGGGATGGAGCCGCCGTACCCGGCGCATAACCTGCTGCATAAGAACAACTGTTTCGGTCTGGCAAGCCTTGCCAATCTCGACAAACTGCCGCCCAAGGGCGCGATCCTGATTGCGGCGCCGCTGAAGATTAAGAATGGCACCGGCAGCCCCATTCGGGCGCTGGCGCTGGTGCCGAAGGGCTGATCGGTGACAGATACACCACTCACCAAGGCGGAGAATGCGCCGCTCGATCAGATGGGGCTCGATAACTTCGCGCCCTATCTGATGAACCGGATCATGGGGCGGTATAATGCCGCCCTGTCAGCCGAGATGGCGGCGCTTGGCTTGACCACGCCACAGATGCGCTCCTTGGCGGTGCTTTCGGTCACAGATGGGATCTTGATCCGTGAATTGGCCGTCTATGCGGTGGTTCAGCAATCTACGCTGAGCCGCGCGCTGGACGCGCTGGTGCGCGACGGTTTGGTGCGGCGTGAGACTGACGCAACCGACAGCCGCGCCACCCGCGTCTATCTGACCGACAAGGGGCGAGAGGCCTATGCAAGGCTCTGGCCGCATATGGCCGAGGCCTATGGCGCGATGTTCAAGGGCATCGACGCCGCCGAGAAAGAGGCCTTTGTGGCCACGCTGCGCACCATGCTGCGCAACATCCGAAAACACGATTTTTAAGAGGGTCTCATGGCCGAGCGTTCGTTTAAGGCAGAGGTGGAACACCTGCGCAAAGGAGACGGTGACGTCTTCACAGGTGAGGGTATCCTCGCGATTACCAAAGCCCTTCTGGAAAACGGGGTCGGCTATGTGGGCGGCTATCAGGGTGCGCCGATCTCGCATCTGATGGACGTGCTGGCGGATGCCGAAGAGCTCATGGCCGAACTTGGCGTGCGGTTTGAGGCGAATGCGTCTGAGGCGGCGGCGGCGGCAATGCTGGCGGCGAGCGTGCATTACCCCATTCGTGGCGCGGTGACTTTTAAGGGGCCGGTGGGGGTTAACGTGGCTTCTGATGCGCTGGCCAACCTCAGTTCTTCGGGCGTCACCGGTGGCGCGCTGGTGATCGTGGGCGAGGACTACGGCGAAGGCTCGTCGATCATGCAGGAACGCAGCCACGGCTTTGCCATGAAATCGCAGTTCTGGATGCTCGACCCGCGCCCGAACCTGCCTTGCATTACCAAAGCGGTGAAAGACGGGTTTGAACTTTCGGAGGCCAGCAACACCCCCGTGATGCTCATGGTGCGCATCCGGTCCTGCCATGTGACCGGCAGTTTCGAGACCCGTGACAACCAGCGTCCGCCGCTCACCGTGGCCGAAGCGGCCGCCAACCCGCGCTCGGATTTCAACCGTGTGGTGCTGCCGCCGATGTCCTATCTGCATGAGAAGGACAAGATCGAGAACCGCTGGCCTGCGGCGGAAAAGTTCATCCGCGACAATAAGCTAAACGAGTTCTTCGGCCCGGAAGAAGCCCCATTGGGCATCGTTGTCCAAGGCGGCATGTACAACTCCGTCATCCGTGCCCTGCAACGGCTGGGCCTTGCGGATATCCACGGCCAGACCGAGGTGCCGCTCTATGTGCTGAACGTCACCTATCCGCTGCTGCGCGATGAGTTCGACGACTTCTGCAAAGGCAAGGATCACGTGTTGGTGGTCGAAGAGGGCCAGCCGGATCATATCGAACAGCAGCTTGGCTCCTACCTCTACAAACTCGAACGTAAGGTGAAGCTGCACGGCAAAGATGTGTTGCCGATGGCGGGGGAATACACAGGTCAGGTGCTGCTCGACGGTGTGACGGATTTCCTCAAGGTCGCGGCGCCCGAGATGCTGCCCGGCAAGGTCCGCGCCCCCAACGCCGAAGCGCCCGCAATCCCCGATCTGTCCGACACCGTGCCGATCCGCCCGCCCGGTTTCTGCACCGGCTGCCCGGAACGCCCGATCTTTGCCGCGATGAAACTGACCGAGCAGGAGTTGGGCAAACACCAGATCACTGGCGACATTGGCTGCCACCTGTTTGGCTGTCTGCCGCCCTTTGAAATTGGCGGCTCGACCATGGGCTACGGCCTCGGCCCCGCCTCTAACGCGGCCTTTGACGGGGGTGGCGACAAACGGGTGATCTCGATTCTTGGGGATGGCGGTTTCTGGCATAACGGGTTGTCGACTTCGATCGGGAACATGGTGTTCAACAAGTCCGACAGCGTCGCAGTGATCGTCGACAACTACTATTCCGCCGCCACGGGCGGGCAGGACGTGATGTCCTCGCGGGCGCATAACGACACCAAGAGCACCAACAATCCGATCTCCAAGGCGCTCAAGGGCGTGGGCGTCGAGTGGGTGCGCCAGATCGACCGGACCTATGACGTGGGCAAGCTGCGTGAGGTGCTGCGCGAGGCGCTGACCACCGATTATAAGGGGCCGAAGGTCATCGTGGCGTCTTCGGAATGTATGCTGAACAAGCAGCGCCGTGAGAAGCCCCTGCGCAACAAGGCGATCAAGGAAGGCCGCCGCATGGAGGTGCCGCGCTTTGGCGTCGATGCGGATGTTTGCACCGGGGATCATGCCTGCATCCGGCTCTCGGGCTGCCCGTCGCTGTCGCTCAAGCGGCTGGACGATCCACTGCGCGACGATCCGGTGGCGCATATCGATCAGACCTGTGTGGGCTGCGGCAACTGCGGCGAAGTGGCCGATACGGCGGTGCTCTGCCCGTCGTTCTATCAAGCCGATGTGGTGCATAACCCCACCCGTTTCGAGCGGTGGCGTGCCGAGAAAACCAGCCAGATCATCTCTTGGCTACAAAGACGGCGCGACGCAAAGCGGCTGCGCAGCGAAGGAGTGACGACGTGAATCTGGTTCTGCCGCAAAAGACACCCGACGCGCGTGTCGGC encodes:
- a CDS encoding dihydrodipicolinate synthase family protein: MNPSIFSGCIPALMTPCTEDRKPDFDALVRMGKKLIADGMSAVVYCGSMGDWPLLTDAERMEGVERLVNAGVPVVVGTGAVNTKLAAAHAAHAQKVGAKGLMLIPRILSRGTSVAAQKDHFKAVLSAAPELPAVIYNSPYYGFATRADLFFALRAEHSNLVGFKEFGGADDLRYAAENITSRDDDVTLMIGVDTTVFHGFVNCGATGAITGIGNVLPREVLHLVALSQAAAAGDAEARQRAQELDAALGVLSSFDEGPDLVLYYKHLMVLEGHAEYALHFNETDALSDSQRGYAEAQYKLFRTWYADWSQQGGAVAKYAA
- a CDS encoding cyclase family protein gives rise to the protein MSATDLMRDFGAMLASGGVEVVDCSGVLGPDTPILQLPADFAKPTPKVEIHKISEYDEDGPFFAWNWMVLGEHSGTHFDAPHHWITGKDYEDGFTDTLDVQRLVAPVNVIDCSQQSQEDPDFLLDAKGIKEWEAEYGEIGEGEWVVMRTDWDSRVNDEARFLNADETGPHSPGPTPDAIEYLMSKKIVGWGTQCIGTDAGQAGGMEPPYPAHNLLHKNNCFGLASLANLDKLPPKGAILIAAPLKIKNGTGSPIRALALVPKG
- a CDS encoding MarR family winged helix-turn-helix transcriptional regulator; this translates as MGLDNFAPYLMNRIMGRYNAALSAEMAALGLTTPQMRSLAVLSVTDGILIRELAVYAVVQQSTLSRALDALVRDGLVRRETDATDSRATRVYLTDKGREAYARLWPHMAEAYGAMFKGIDAAEKEAFVATLRTMLRNIRKHDF
- a CDS encoding indolepyruvate ferredoxin oxidoreductase subunit alpha, coding for MAERSFKAEVEHLRKGDGDVFTGEGILAITKALLENGVGYVGGYQGAPISHLMDVLADAEELMAELGVRFEANASEAAAAAMLAASVHYPIRGAVTFKGPVGVNVASDALANLSSSGVTGGALVIVGEDYGEGSSIMQERSHGFAMKSQFWMLDPRPNLPCITKAVKDGFELSEASNTPVMLMVRIRSCHVTGSFETRDNQRPPLTVAEAAANPRSDFNRVVLPPMSYLHEKDKIENRWPAAEKFIRDNKLNEFFGPEEAPLGIVVQGGMYNSVIRALQRLGLADIHGQTEVPLYVLNVTYPLLRDEFDDFCKGKDHVLVVEEGQPDHIEQQLGSYLYKLERKVKLHGKDVLPMAGEYTGQVLLDGVTDFLKVAAPEMLPGKVRAPNAEAPAIPDLSDTVPIRPPGFCTGCPERPIFAAMKLTEQELGKHQITGDIGCHLFGCLPPFEIGGSTMGYGLGPASNAAFDGGGDKRVISILGDGGFWHNGLSTSIGNMVFNKSDSVAVIVDNYYSAATGGQDVMSSRAHNDTKSTNNPISKALKGVGVEWVRQIDRTYDVGKLREVLREALTTDYKGPKVIVASSECMLNKQRREKPLRNKAIKEGRRMEVPRFGVDADVCTGDHACIRLSGCPSLSLKRLDDPLRDDPVAHIDQTCVGCGNCGEVADTAVLCPSFYQADVVHNPTRFERWRAEKTSQIISWLQRRRDAKRLRSEGVTT